In Microtus ochrogaster isolate Prairie Vole_2 unplaced genomic scaffold, MicOch1.0 UNK74, whole genome shotgun sequence, the following proteins share a genomic window:
- the LOC101992947 gene encoding cytochrome P450 2B1-like, which translates to MEPSVLLLLALLVGFILLMVWGHPKARGHLPPGPRPLPLLGNLLQMDRRGFLYSFIQLQKKYGDVFTVHLGRRPVVMLCGTEAIREALVDQAEAFSGRAIIALFEPIVQTYGIVFASGERWKTLRRFSLATMKDLGMGKRSVEERIQEEARCLVEELRKSQGAPLDPTFLFQCITANIICSIVFGQRFDYKDRQFLRLLDLLCHTFSIISSFHGQMYELYSGFLKFFTGIHKQIYKNLHEVLEYIGHSVEKHQATLDPNNPRDFIDSYLIHMEKEKSNKHSEFHYQNLMISVISLFFAGTETSSTTLCFGFLFLLKYPHVAEKVQKEIDQVIGSHRPPTLDDRHKMPYTEAVLREIQRFADILPIGVPHKVTKDTLFRGYLLPKNTEVYPILSAALHDPRYFEQPDAFNPDHFLDASGAVKKIEAFMPFSIGKRNCLGEGIARNELFLFFTTILQNFSVSSPVAPKDIDLRPKESGFTKVAPTYQIQFLVR; encoded by the exons ATGGAGCCCAGTGTCCTgctcctccttgctctccttgTGGGCTTCATACTACTCATGGTCTGGGGCCACCCAAAGGCCCGTGGCCACCTTCCACCAGGACCCCGTCCCCTCCCCCTCTTGGGAAACCTCCTTCAGATGGACAGAAGAGGCTTCCTTTACTCCTTTATTCAG CTTCAAAAAAAATATGGAGACGTGTTCACAGTGCACCTGGGACGGAGGCCCGTGGTTATGTTGTGTGGGACAGAGGCCATAAGGGAAGCTCTGGTGGACCAAGCTGAGGCTTTCTCTGGCCGGGCGATAATTGCTTTGTTTGAGCCAATTGTACAGACATATG GTATAGTCTTTGCCAGTGGTGAACGCTGGAAGACCCTTCGGCGATTCTCTCTGGCCACCATGAAGGACTTAGGAATGGGCAAGAGGAGTGTGGAGGAGCGGATTCAGGAGGAGGCCCGATGTCTGGTGGAGGAGCTGCGGAAATCCCAGG GAGCCCCCCTGGACCCCACCTTCCTCTTCCAGTGCATCACAGCCAACATCATCTGCTCCATTGTCTTTGGACAGCGCTTTGACTACAAAGATCGTCAGTTCCTGCGCCTGTTGGATCTGCTCTGTCATACCTTCTCAATCATCAGCTCATTCCATGGTCAG ATGTATGAGCTCTATTCGGGTTTTCTGAAGTTCTTTACTGGAATTCACAAACAAATCTACAAAAACTTGCATGAAGTCCTTGAATACATTGGCCACAGCGTGGAGAAGCACCAGGCAACCTTGGACCCAAACAATCCAAGAGACTTCATCGATAGCTACCTTATACACATGGAGAAG GAGAAGTCCAACAAACACTCAGAGTTCCATTACCAGAACCTCAtgatctctgtgatttctctcttctttgctgGCACCGAGACCAGCAGCACCACACTCTGCTttggcttcctgttcctgctcaAATACCCCCATGTTGCAG AGAAAGTCCAAAAGGAGATCGATCAGGTGATTGGCTCACACCGCCCACCAACCCTTGATGATCGCCACAAAATGCCTTACACTGAGGCTGTCCTTCGCGAGATCCAGAGATTTGCAGATATTCTCCCAATTGGAGTGCCGCACAAAGTCACCAAAGACACTTTGTTCCGAGGGTACCTGCTCCCCAAG AACACTGAAGTGTACCCCATCCTGAGTGCAGCTCTCCATGACCCACGGTACTTTGAACAACCAGATGCCTTCAATCCTGACCACTTCCTGGATGCCAGTGGGGCTGTCAAGAAAATCGAAGCTTTTATGCCCTTCTCTATAG GAAAGCGCAATTGTCTTGGCGAAGGAATTGCCCGCAACGAATTGTTCCTTTTCTTCACCACCATCCTCCAGAACTTCTCTGTGTCCAGTCCTGTGGCTCCTAAGGACATTGATCTCAGGCCCAAGGAGAGTGGCTTTACCAAGGTGGCTCCAACATACCAGATCCAGTTCTTGGTCCGCTGA